Proteins encoded by one window of Mycolicibacterium cosmeticum:
- a CDS encoding acyl-CoA dehydrogenase family protein has product MSFVETEEQRALRDAVRAMAANYGQDYYLEKARAGQHTTELWNEAGKLGFIGVNLPEEYGGGGAGMYELSLVMEEMSAAGSALLMMVVSPAINGTIISKFGTEEQKKRWIPGIADGSITMAFAITEPDAGSNSHRITTTARRDGSDWILKGQKTFISGIDQAQAVLVVGRTEDHKTGNLKPALFVLPTDTPGLSWTKIEMEIISPESQFQVFLDDVRLPADALVGSEDAAIAQLFAGLNPERIMGAASAVGMGRFAIGKAVDYVKTRQVWKVPIGSHQGLSHPLAQNHIEIELAKLMMQKAATLYDTGDDFGAAEAANMAKYAAGEASVRAVDQAVQSLGGNGLTKEYGIAAAVTASKLARIAPVSREMILNFVAQTSLGLPRSY; this is encoded by the coding sequence ATGAGTTTCGTCGAGACCGAGGAACAGCGGGCGCTGCGCGATGCCGTCAGGGCGATGGCCGCCAACTACGGCCAGGATTACTACCTGGAGAAGGCACGCGCCGGCCAACACACCACCGAATTGTGGAACGAGGCAGGCAAGCTCGGCTTCATCGGGGTGAATCTGCCGGAGGAGTACGGCGGCGGCGGGGCGGGCATGTACGAGCTCAGCCTGGTCATGGAGGAGATGTCGGCGGCCGGCTCGGCCCTGCTGATGATGGTGGTCTCACCCGCCATCAACGGCACCATCATCTCCAAATTCGGCACCGAGGAACAGAAAAAGCGCTGGATTCCCGGTATCGCCGACGGGTCCATCACCATGGCGTTCGCCATCACCGAACCCGATGCCGGGTCCAACTCCCACCGCATCACCACCACCGCGCGCCGGGACGGCAGCGACTGGATCCTCAAGGGCCAGAAGACGTTCATCTCGGGCATCGACCAGGCCCAGGCCGTACTCGTCGTGGGCCGTACCGAAGACCACAAGACAGGCAACCTCAAGCCGGCGCTGTTCGTGCTGCCCACCGACACCCCGGGTCTGAGCTGGACCAAGATCGAGATGGAGATCATCAGCCCGGAGAGCCAATTCCAGGTGTTCCTCGACGATGTCCGGTTGCCTGCCGACGCCCTGGTCGGCTCCGAGGACGCGGCCATCGCGCAGTTGTTCGCGGGGCTGAATCCCGAGCGCATCATGGGCGCGGCCAGTGCGGTCGGGATGGGCCGCTTCGCGATCGGGAAGGCCGTCGACTACGTCAAGACCCGCCAGGTCTGGAAGGTCCCGATCGGTTCGCACCAGGGCCTGTCACATCCACTGGCGCAGAACCACATCGAGATCGAGCTGGCCAAGCTGATGATGCAGAAGGCCGCCACGCTGTACGACACCGGCGACGATTTCGGCGCGGCGGAGGCCGCGAACATGGCCAAGTACGCCGCCGGCGAGGCGTCGGTGCGGGCCGTCGACCAGGCCGTGCAGTCGCTCGGTGGCAACGGCCTGACCAAGGAGTACGGCATTGCCGCGGCGGTGACCGCGTCCAAGCTGGCCAGGATCGCCCCCGTGAGCCGCGAGATGATCCTCAACTTCGTCGCGCAGACCTCGCTGGGCCTGCCCCGGTCGTACTGA
- a CDS encoding enoyl-CoA hydratase family protein: protein MTQLVRYDVDGAVARVTLDSPHNHNALSSVLVTQLRERLADAAGSGARAVVLGHTGKTFCAGADLSEAAGRDPGDLAVDRAREMTVVLRSILELPIPVIAAVDGHVRAGGMGLVGACDIAVAGPASTFALTEARIGVAPSIISLTLLPKLTARAAGRYFVTGEKFGSAVAAAVGLITDAAEDVGAAVAALTGEIVKGSPQGLAASKALTTAPILAAFDAHADELALQSARLFTSDEAREGMLAFLQKRSPNWVS from the coding sequence ATGACGCAACTCGTCCGCTACGACGTCGACGGTGCCGTCGCGCGGGTGACCCTTGATTCGCCGCACAACCACAACGCGTTGTCGTCGGTGCTGGTGACCCAACTGCGTGAGCGACTGGCCGACGCAGCAGGATCCGGCGCCCGCGCGGTGGTGCTCGGCCACACCGGCAAGACGTTCTGCGCCGGCGCCGATCTGAGCGAGGCGGCCGGGCGGGATCCCGGTGACCTCGCGGTGGACCGGGCCCGGGAGATGACGGTGGTGCTGCGCTCGATCCTGGAGCTGCCGATTCCGGTGATCGCCGCGGTCGACGGGCATGTGCGCGCCGGCGGGATGGGGCTGGTGGGTGCCTGCGATATCGCGGTGGCCGGGCCGGCGAGCACCTTCGCACTGACCGAGGCCCGGATCGGGGTGGCACCGTCCATCATCTCGCTCACACTCTTGCCGAAACTGACGGCTCGGGCGGCCGGCCGCTATTTCGTGACGGGTGAGAAGTTCGGGTCCGCCGTGGCCGCGGCCGTCGGTCTGATCACCGATGCCGCCGAGGATGTCGGCGCCGCGGTGGCGGCGTTGACCGGCGAAATCGTGAAGGGTTCGCCGCAGGGGCTGGCGGCGTCGAAGGCCCTGACCACGGCGCCGATCCTGGCCGCTTTCGACGCGCACGCCGACGAGCTGGCATTGCAGTCGGCGCGGCTGTTCACCTCCGACGAGGCGCGCGAGGGCATGCTCGCCTTCCTGCAGAAGCGCAGCCCCAACTGGGTGTCGTGA
- a CDS encoding vWA domain-containing protein → MANHLSRYSRYSGGPDPLAPPVDLREALEQIGQDVMEGSSPRRALSELLRRGTRTLSGADKLAAEANRRRRELLQRNNLDGTLQDIKKLLDEAVLAERKELARALDDDARFGEMQMEALSPSPAKAVRELADYDWRSAEARQKYEQIRDLLGREMLDQRFAGMKQALENATDEDRQAVNDMLDDLNDLLDKHAQGQDSEQDFQDFMAKHGQYFPENPRNVEELIDSLAQRAAAAQRFRNSLSAQQRAELDALAQQAFGSPSLMNALNRLDSHLQAARPGEDWTGSQEFSGGDPLGMGEGAQALADIAELEQLAEQLSQSYPGATMDDVDLDMLARQLGDDAAVNARTLADLERALMNQGFLDRGSDGKWRLSPKAMRQLGQTALRDVARQLSGRNGERQTQRAGAAGELTGATRPWAFGDTEPWNVTRTLTNAVLRRAGTDGHGPLTITVEDVEVSETETRTQACVALLVDTSFSMVMENRWLPMKRTALALNHLVSTRFRSDDLQIIAFGRYARTLTAAELTGLEGVYEQGTNLHHALALAARHLRRHPNAQPVILIVTDGEPTAHLEDYGDAEGSSAVFFDYPPHPRTIAFTVKGFDEVARLGAQVTIFRLGNDPGLARFIDQVARRVQGRVVVPDLDGLGAAVVGDYLTSRRR, encoded by the coding sequence ATGGCTAACCATCTCTCGCGTTACTCGCGATACAGCGGCGGTCCCGACCCGCTGGCGCCGCCCGTCGACCTGCGCGAAGCGCTCGAACAGATCGGGCAGGACGTGATGGAGGGCTCGTCGCCGCGGCGGGCACTCTCGGAGTTGTTGCGCCGCGGCACCCGCACCCTGTCCGGGGCGGACAAGCTCGCCGCCGAGGCCAACCGCAGGCGGCGGGAGTTGTTGCAGCGCAACAATCTCGACGGCACCCTGCAGGACATCAAGAAGCTGCTCGACGAGGCGGTGCTGGCCGAACGCAAGGAACTGGCGCGCGCGCTCGACGATGACGCCCGCTTCGGCGAGATGCAGATGGAGGCGCTGTCCCCGTCCCCGGCCAAGGCGGTGCGCGAACTCGCCGACTACGACTGGCGCTCGGCCGAGGCCAGGCAGAAGTACGAGCAGATCCGCGATCTGCTCGGCCGCGAGATGCTCGACCAGCGTTTCGCCGGTATGAAGCAGGCCCTGGAGAACGCCACCGACGAGGACCGCCAGGCCGTCAACGACATGCTCGACGACCTCAACGACCTGCTCGACAAGCACGCACAAGGGCAGGACTCCGAGCAAGACTTCCAGGACTTCATGGCCAAGCACGGCCAGTACTTCCCGGAGAATCCGCGCAACGTGGAGGAGTTGATCGATTCGCTGGCCCAGCGCGCCGCGGCCGCCCAGCGTTTCCGCAACAGCCTGTCGGCGCAGCAGCGCGCCGAGCTGGATGCCCTGGCGCAGCAGGCCTTCGGTTCACCGTCGCTGATGAATGCGCTGAACCGGCTGGATTCCCACCTGCAGGCCGCGCGGCCCGGTGAGGACTGGACGGGATCGCAGGAGTTCTCCGGCGGGGACCCGCTGGGCATGGGCGAGGGAGCCCAGGCGCTGGCCGATATCGCCGAGCTGGAACAGCTGGCCGAGCAACTGTCGCAGAGCTACCCGGGCGCCACCATGGACGACGTCGACCTGGACATGCTGGCCCGCCAGCTCGGCGACGACGCGGCGGTGAACGCCCGCACCCTCGCCGACCTGGAACGCGCGCTGATGAACCAGGGCTTCCTGGACCGTGGGTCCGACGGCAAGTGGCGGTTGTCGCCCAAGGCGATGCGGCAGCTGGGCCAGACCGCGTTGCGCGACGTCGCGCGCCAACTGTCCGGACGCAACGGCGAACGCCAGACCCAACGGGCCGGCGCGGCGGGCGAACTGACCGGGGCGACCCGGCCGTGGGCGTTCGGCGACACCGAACCCTGGAACGTCACGCGGACGCTGACGAACGCGGTGCTGCGGCGGGCGGGTACCGACGGGCACGGGCCGCTGACCATCACGGTCGAGGACGTGGAGGTGTCCGAAACCGAGACCCGCACCCAAGCCTGCGTGGCCCTGCTGGTGGACACCAGCTTCTCGATGGTGATGGAGAACCGGTGGCTGCCGATGAAGCGCACGGCGCTGGCCCTGAATCATCTGGTGAGCACCCGCTTCCGGTCCGATGACCTGCAGATCATCGCGTTCGGCCGGTACGCCCGGACGCTGACCGCTGCCGAACTGACCGGGCTGGAGGGCGTCTACGAGCAGGGCACCAACTTGCATCACGCGCTGGCCTTGGCGGCGCGGCATCTGCGCCGGCATCCCAACGCCCAACCGGTGATCCTCATCGTCACCGACGGTGAGCCCACCGCCCACCTGGAGGATTACGGCGACGCAGAAGGAAGTTCTGCCGTTTTCTTTGATTACCCGCCGCACCCGCGCACCATCGCGTTCACGGTCAAGGGTTTCGACGAGGTGGCCCGGCTCGGCGCGCAGGTGACCATCTTCCGGCTCGGCAACGATCCGGGCCTGGCCCGATTCATCGACCAGGTCGCCCGGCGGGTGCAGGGCCGCGTCGTCGTGCCGGATCTGGATGGCCTCGGCGCCGCGGTGGTGGGCGACTACCTGACCTCGCGGCGGAGGTAG
- a CDS encoding DUF1707 SHOCT-like domain-containing protein → MSTSASWSGSMRAADTDRIQVAQLLTDAAAQGRLSLDEYETRLAKAYAAQTCADLDRLSADLPGGSATGKGVCRPAPSTLLLAIMSGYERRGRWNVPKKLTTFALFGGGVVDLRYADFTTADVEIRSYSIFGGQTILVPPEVNVDIGGVGVMGSFDHSVNGSGTPGGPRVRVRGFSLWGSVGVKRKKRRHTNADDTVDRA, encoded by the coding sequence ATGAGCACGTCAGCGTCCTGGAGTGGATCGATGCGTGCCGCCGACACCGACCGGATACAGGTGGCGCAATTGCTGACGGACGCGGCCGCCCAGGGCCGGCTTTCGCTCGACGAGTACGAGACCCGGCTGGCCAAGGCGTATGCCGCCCAGACCTGCGCGGACCTGGATCGGTTGAGCGCCGATCTGCCCGGCGGCAGCGCGACCGGCAAGGGTGTCTGCCGGCCGGCGCCGTCCACCCTGTTGCTGGCCATCATGAGCGGGTACGAACGCCGCGGCCGGTGGAACGTGCCCAAGAAGCTGACCACCTTCGCCTTGTTCGGCGGCGGCGTCGTCGACCTGCGCTACGCCGACTTCACCACGGCCGACGTGGAGATCCGCAGCTACTCGATCTTCGGCGGGCAGACCATTCTGGTGCCGCCGGAGGTGAACGTCGATATCGGCGGGGTCGGCGTGATGGGCAGCTTCGACCACAGCGTGAACGGCAGCGGGACACCGGGCGGTCCCCGGGTGCGGGTGCGCGGGTTCTCGCTGTGGGGCAGCGTCGGCGTCAAGCGCAAGAAGCGCCGTCACACCAACGCCGACGACACCGTCGACAGGGCCTGA